The following is a genomic window from Sphingobacterium spiritivorum.
CTATACCTCAGGAGGAAATTGGTCGCAATGCTAATCTGTTGCCTCAAAACCCGGGTTACTAAAATTATATCCGTAACAAAAAAATATATAATGAAGGGATTAATTTCAATTATAGGGCTGATGTGTGTATTGGTAATACTCACCGCACAAACCAAAACAGGGCAGAATCAAGGAAAGTTGCACTTATCTGCGGCATATATAGATACACAGCTTAAGGATGCGGTGGAACAATATAAGTATATGGCCACAAGACTGAATGAACCAGGTCGTCTTCCTAAAACGTATTATGCAAATAAGGATTCTCTGGAAACGAGTAGCCCGGAATGGTGGACATCCGGCTTCTATCCGGGGACATTACTTTATCTTTATGAATATGCCGGAGATCCTGTCCTCAAAGCAGAAGCAGATAAGATGCTCCGGATACTTGAAAAAGAAAAGGATGATAAAACTACCCATGATCTGGGCTTTATGCTCTATTGTAGCTTCGGCAATGCGAATCGCCTGCAGCCAAGTGCACATTATAAGCAAGTATTGTTGACAGGTGCTGAATCACTGATCTCACGTTTCAATAGCAAAGTCGGCTGTATCAAGTCCTGGGATCTTGTCAATAGTAAATGGCAATTTCCGGTAATTATTGATAACATGATGAATCTCGAATTCCTTAATTGGGCCTCTCGTGAAAGTGGTGATCAGAAATATATCAATATTTCTAAAACTCACGCAAATACAACATTGAAACATCATTTCAGGGACGATTACAGCTCTTATCATGTTGTAGATTATGATTCCATCTCAGGTGAAGTCAGAAACAGGCATACAGCTCAGGGTGCCAGACATGAGTCCGCATGGGCGCGTGGACAGACATGGGGATTGTACGGTTATACTATGATGTATAGGGATACCAAAGATGTAATTTATCTTAATCAGGCCATTCACATCGCAGAGTTTATATTAAATCATCCCAATCTGCCCAAAGACGGCATTCCTTACTGGGATTTCAATGCTGATAATATTACGCAGGCTAAACGAGATGCTTCTGCAGCAGCTATCATTGCCTCAGCTTTGCTCGAGTTACAGTCTTATGTCAACAAAGAACAGCAGGAAAAGTATCTGCTAGCTGCGGAAAAAATGTTGAAAAGTCTGGGGTCAAAAAATTACAAAGCGAAAAAAGGTACCAATGGAGGTTTTATATTAGAGCATTCCGTAGGCCATATTCCTGCTAATTTCGAAATAGATGTACCCCTGACTTATGCTGATTATTATTATGTAGAGGCACTTATGCGCTATAAAGCATTGTTATAGTATTAGAAAGCCAATTTTTCATTCAGTAATTTATAGCCGGTACATATTTTTGTACCGGCTATCTTTTTGTCAGCATTTAAGTGCTAAAGCAATTCCTGACTTAAGAAGTGTTTATATAGGTTTAAAATGAATTGTAACTTCCTGTTTACATGCTTTAATAAAAGCGAAAGAGGGTAGCCTCGGGTTTGCGTCTACCGTAAAAAAGATTACTTTTGTGATTCCTTATTTTTGGATTTGGCAGGATATATACATAACTGCTATTCACAAATAAATCAACCACAAAATTATGAACAATCAAAAAATTCAATTTTCAGAAGACTGGGTAGTGGTCATTTTAGGTCTGGGAATTATTGCTTTAGCTTTATCGGGAATCATTATTCCAACCCCAAGATTTTCCTGGTCAGATCTCTCGTCTCTGCAGCATGATGTCCTGAGTTCCGAGAATATTACGACCATATTTTTTCAGTTTGCAGCAGTTTACGGAACGGCAATTGTTGGAGCCATATTGCTGTCCAAACCTTTAAAAGCATTGTTAATTGTATTTCCGGTAGTCTTTGTGTTGACTGTATTAGCGCTAATTGCTGCTGGC
Proteins encoded in this region:
- a CDS encoding glycoside hydrolase family 88 protein: MKGLISIIGLMCVLVILTAQTKTGQNQGKLHLSAAYIDTQLKDAVEQYKYMATRLNEPGRLPKTYYANKDSLETSSPEWWTSGFYPGTLLYLYEYAGDPVLKAEADKMLRILEKEKDDKTTHDLGFMLYCSFGNANRLQPSAHYKQVLLTGAESLISRFNSKVGCIKSWDLVNSKWQFPVIIDNMMNLEFLNWASRESGDQKYINISKTHANTTLKHHFRDDYSSYHVVDYDSISGEVRNRHTAQGARHESAWARGQTWGLYGYTMMYRDTKDVIYLNQAIHIAEFILNHPNLPKDGIPYWDFNADNITQAKRDASAAAIIASALLELQSYVNKEQQEKYLLAAEKMLKSLGSKNYKAKKGTNGGFILEHSVGHIPANFEIDVPLTYADYYYVEALMRYKALL